AAAGTCAGTGGATACTTATTTAACACTTAACAATTAAGTTTTTGCACacaaaaaactttttgaaattaaaatataatgcaTCAAAAGGCATTATATGACAAACATTTATCGCATATCAAAGGCAGTAGATGCAGATTTAGGGGTGACTTTTATCAATGACAGCTATAATGAATCGGTTGAAAGTTTAGGTGTTGAAGTCTGATCGGAAGACGAAGCGGATCGCAAAATAATTTAACTGAAgtgatatttttagaaaattcaaaGATAGCGGCGATGGGTACCTTGAGTATTATTAGATAGATGATTTAAGATATCATAACGTCGGGTGTCTGTGTTATAAAGCTATTAattgttcaaagaaataagCACACTGTACAAAATGTTCGAACGTTTACAAGGATGTGAACTTAATTTGCCACATGATCAAATCCcttgaaagtttgatttaaaCCCTCCAAGTTCAAATCGGAGTGAATTTGACGTTTCTGTTTAAATTTTGCTTTACGTTTTATGCCTAGGTCACATTAAAGCCGATGACCGGGCGAACAAATTTTCGGTTTGGTTGAAGAAACAAGATCGCCAGACAGTTTTAATCGGACGACACAGAACAATCACATTAGTTTCTAGGAACTTTGATATCTTCAAACGTGTGCATATTTTTAAATCTGTGAATCATCGCTTAATCCTCAAACGTTGAGCAACAGTAACAATTGAACAATTCACCAGTAACCACGTGGGCACTGCTTcaatttattgacaagaaaGTATGCAGCATGGCGTCGTCCGCCTGGCTGCCGCTTACCGACCGATAGACGGTAGATGTTTAACGTAATCCGTATACGGTTATGACAATATAAATATACCCTCCTGttccataaaaaaagttattatacCGTTAATATATTTGCTCTTTAGTAAGTTCacaaaagtaatattttatctaacatttttattttaatacagatTGGGTGTTCTCGGAATTGTTTAAACAACGAAAGCTGCAAGGCGATCTCTTTCGGATGCAAAAGTATGAAAACCAATGGAGGGGGAATTTGTGATCTAATATCAGAAGATGGAGGGACACCCTACGCTGTGGCCGTAGATCCAGCGATGTGTACAATGACTGTCGTTGACCGATATCCCGAGGGTCCTTGGTCAAACGTCAATCAACCAATCATTTCATCAGTAACGACCGACGCCATTACGTTAGTCAATTTTCAACAAACAACGACCTCGACGATGGTAAGTTTATACTCAATTTCTAAAGTCtttcccaagttattgcttccatcacgttttgatgatttttaataaaaatacacataccatTTTAATAggaattgttttattacatcttaagatttataatgggaattGTTTAcatccattcggaagtactcgggataccacgcacaatttttcaacgttatcatccgggcttattaatggctgatgcaatgcaaaattcccgtagactttttattttgagatgtgtattgaaacctgaagcggtagaaggggcatttcaaaacagataatctggacatttttcatataagtggatgaacgtagtttgagcacaaaggtattaaattttacgaatatcaagcaaaaagtggtggaagcaaaaactcaggACAGATTATAGCTGAACTTCATCTCTTAATAGAGCATAAAATGCAAGTTGTAAGTTTTATTAATACGGATTTCTTTTGAAACAACCAAATTGTAACTTGGAAAAGGAAATAAGAAGggatattgtttaatttataatagaaaagaaataattaaatgtttgCTATTCTAATAACTGAATGAATTAAACATTTTCGTTTAATTTTGCCAACAAAGTTGTTTGGTCCGTTTGGCTATTATAATATCTAATAATTTTCCATGCAAACCAATTACCTTATAAAGTTACAGACTGCCACTTATTTACAAAAGATGAATGAATTATCGAttcctttcaaaaaaaaatattccaaggttataaaaataaattttgtatggGGGcacaaaaaatatatcatgGTAGTGCTTGGAAAAGGAAACCATTTGGGTTCGTTCCCTAATTGGCTGGGTTTAATCAACCCGCATTCTTATCAACGATTGTACACAAAAGAAACTTAGAAATATAAGTAAACAAATGTAAGTGaacaaatgaacattatgttaaattttgatttgcataaacattctttaaatcttcctttatttaaggaataaggaatcattcgttgagtattatgaggtgttaattttggtcggggcgtggtcaaatccaataaagcccgaagggctttatgatagatttgaccacgttccgaccgaaattatcaccccaTAATATTCCtagaatgattcctttttacttatatttatattatttccaatttctacacttaaaaacaacattattttaaaaccactatttttaatatagcacatgctatgtattacgatgcgaaattatttttaatagcGCACATATCATTTAATAAGTAAACGAACTAAGCAGCTTTAAACTGCACGATGACATCCAAAAAcgaatattaattatatataatttgaaattagttggtataaaaaaagaaaagtgacAATAGTCCCAAAACATGAAAGGATTAAAATATTCCtctatcattttgttttaaaaaatgttgaatttataattatatgaatttttattgtatttgttttgttgaaatttacatttctggtattttattttagttagaaattTATCATGTGAACCAACATTGGTTTTTGGTATCTTATGgaatccattttattttaagtagtattttaaaattgtgcaAAGTATATGATTAAATAAGAATTATTAGCAAAAGTATGGAAATTTCTTTGTTTCTAACATATTGCTTAAGACCCTTTCAAAATGAAAACCTATCTCCCTTTTTTACAGAGGGTGGTAGACATGATCGATCTACAAAACATGTGTTCCGGATCTTCTCTGTGGGACTTAGCCGTCATCACCACGGAGGCTGTTTATTTCTATGACGACAAGGAATCTATGACATCCGGGTCTTGTAAATCCGTGCCTTATTCCACAATGTTTTCTGGGTTTGCCGATCTTCCTGACATCAGTCATTGGAAAGTCGTTCTCGTCGTGTCTGAGACCTACGTAGATGTTTATACAGGTATATCAAAGTTATAAAAACTTATATGTCGTCaatattgtaatgttttacatttttaagttTAGTATACGTTGGAAAATGCCACTAGACGATTATTCTTTAAGTTAGTAATTACACACTAGCAATGTTTTGGACATATTTCCAATACCAAGCAGGTATTGATCATCGTTAGGAGAAAATCCGATTCAACTGTGCCCTTATATGATTTGGGCCTCAACGTTAAATATTTGAGAACCCATTCAGCTaatgggttttatttttgtgatcggctttagccgatcactgttgtgtccatatgaggcatccggcaaatgcttccacgtgcgcacacattcagcttgcataagtagtttttataaaaacttgaagctttggtttagtatttatataacattttactcatttttattcaattaatttacctaaatagatgcaaacatacattatCTACAGTTCGACCtattaattcaagaatgcacattttgtctcacgcgtaaggattcattcagtaatgcagctgacctcgatgaactgaccttgatcataagaagatgctccatgaactgacctcgatctattgatgttgcatataATAgaagctaggaagacggcttgatttataaacaaggttacgttataatgcgacctcaatagcaagttatgatggctttcaatgtttttcagtcgcattagattattttaatacaactatttctttgtatacgtgttaatgctcttttagagccctactcagtattctgaggaagaagatacatgtacgttaacatttaataattatgttaaaaatataaaactagacaaggtatttacgaacggctttccccaaatttatatcaaaattaaatttgttgacggtttataatgatgaaattatggtgtacagattcaaaatattctctattttgtaaaaatacagtattttttaaattattttacatcaaattgaTCATGATGATTGCTTTCAGCTATCTATATATCAtaattgccgatcattcctttaaaaggaatgcTTGTTTTTTCTCCTAGGGCTTTTTTAGTTTGGAACATAGGTCAAATAAATTATGTCAATATTCAAACCCGGtcaaataataaatcaaaacgCAATAAACAACTCGGATATCACtcatatataaaaatactgaagatagaaaatggatgaaaattataaatgcaaTGCTGTACAGGTAAACACGAACAATAGTTAAATCGTTTGAAAGATCAGGACGTGTCTATtgcttgaaaattttaattttttaatgtcggAACTACTGTGGAACACTTCATCTTCGTTTGAACTCAGTTTTCATTGATTTCTCACGGATGAATATCTCCACCCAGAGTCTCTACAATACTTCGGTCAATTACATTCCCACGTACATTAATAAGAAGATTGGCCCCGCCATTTTGAATTACctcttattttaaaactatatttcggcatttattctttaaataattaacaataataaaaaataacaaacagcTTTTATAATGTCTATACTCTGTACCAAGATATCaccgattcacattttgcttaactTAATATTTGTTAACACCTCTGGGTTAAAACGAtacatgttcattcaaaagtatacaTAAATTCCAAGAACTCTCTTTTGAAACGCCTCttttagcttatcaggtttcaatacacggcttaAAATATGATTGCTatgggattttgtattgcaaatGATCCGAATGttatcgttaaaaaattgtgtgaGGTATTCCGAGTAGTTACGAATTAAgtaaagatgtcaacatttcccaCTAttaatctccgtaagaaatcagTTTTCGTTGCCTGTGActttttccgagtgaaaaatgataatgtgtgaatgaatttatatcttggatattttacCTTTCATCATGTATTTGAATAGCATTTCTTTCataagtatgtgtatttttattataaaaaatcgcccaaatgtgctgcataaatgtCTTGGGGCAGGAATATAGTGTAGCATTACAATTGTTGGCCTGTCGCAACTGATTATAACAAGTATACTTTGActgatacatttacatgtatttttcatgacataACTTTGATCACTAAAATACAGGTACTATAAATGTATTCCTAAACTACCTTTTGAATTTGTTTACCCTCTTAAACGACAGTTTTGATACAACGTTGGAAGggacattttccttttttgtttcaaagttacacaacaattaaaaattaacaaaataaaaagaaatctcTTACGTCAATTATTTTCCTGCATCGTCATTAGTTAGAGAAAAGGCAAATGATTAGTTTTCTTCCAGTTACATAgaatatacattaattttatttgcagATACCGAAGTGTTTCGCTGGGAAATAATATCTCAGAGTCTTCAAGTTGTGTCGGGTTATCCAAAATTAATAGCCACGTACTTGAATGATATTAAAGGAAGCGCAGTATCATACATACCCACCGACCCGACATGGGCAGTGCATCGAGGAACTTTCCTTTCTTTGGACATTTATATCTACGAATCTAGCAAAAATCAGTTTAACTTGTACACTGATAATCAACCATGGGAATTGAGTTTTGCACAATCGGACACTACCCCCGTCAACCAGTATGGCTGGCCCATCAATCCCTGGACACATCTGCCACCTAACACTGTGGCGCTGACGGCACAAGACCACCAAGGGGTAGACTTTGTGGGAATCACAAATGATTTTAACGTCATCTTTTACGAAATTAAGGATCAATATCAAATGTCAATTGACCCAAATGTCACGATCCAGAAGCTGGTGTTTTAGTTAACAATATGCAACTGTatatttgttctatatgtcgTAAGCGACGACACGAGGTATCGTTGAGCTGGTGAAAGCGATGATATTAAGCCTCCGAGTTTACAACAGAACAACCGTTACGATATTTTGTATGTACATCAGTGAGCTATCAATCACATAACTGATTTATTCTTTTAGCTCTCAGTTGAACAGTTATATGCGTAGTATTTTGTTTGCTATTATAAATTTGCAAATTGTCTTTCTCGTTGTTATGTGGGAGGATGTAAAAAAGAAACTGCATTCTCTTCATTATGCaacaaattaatatgaaattattaacaaattaatgttttttcttGCACTCATCAATACTAGACCATAACTTCAAAATTCTTTGACAGAGAGACTTAAAACAAAGTTTGATGATCTAGCGAAAAAGTGAACCAAACCCAactttttgaccttgacctatttggATCTCGGGgtcaataatcatgaaaatattcCTTACAATAATGACTTGTATCATATATTGATGATAtataacatcatttttttcacttaaaaaatTTGTCCCATATTACAATCTTTGGAAAGAAGGGgagacgtgtttttttttttgttaaaaaagaacaatacccactagtttttttttactgctttacGTGAATTTTACGGCGAACCGTAAAAAACATGGGTGACACGCACGTTCAAGAAAAATCTTGAGTTTAAGGGCGAAAAACAAGACAAGTACGAGTCTGAGTTTCTGAGTTTAAGTATTAAATTATATTGTGGCACAGTTTGAGAAAATCTCAGCATTGGTGGCCTCGAAACCACTTTTTATAATAGCTAGCCTGAGCTTATATTAGATCACTTTTCTTGTCCGCCTgttaaaacacaatttaaagTGTCAATAGCAGACGAAATactgttttttaataaaattactgcatttaaaatattatgtgtTTTTTAGGTTAAATTCAAACTGGACTTATTGCTTTGAGACTTAAAGTATGAATTATTTCGCTGACAATTTTATGTTTCCGTCTCCTCGGTGAACTCTCCAGCTAACaagaacaaaatttcaaatgctTCTGCAGTGGGGAAGTCTTCGCTTGATTACTGCTATATCATTTTGTAAGGAATGATGTTTGTTTCACAGGAAAAAACTATCACATTATTAATCATGAAATGTCTTGTGGGTCAATGCAGTATTTTTTGAACCATCAACTGCAAACAAGTACGTCAGAAACGTATAGCAGGAAATCCGAATTTCAAAGGAGGCTTTAACATTATATGTCATAAACAATGCTGTCTCCATTTAAATACACAGTATGGAGAGCTGAAATCGGTTGAATAAAAAAGGTTCAAGCCATTTTAACCAACACCGTGGCCACCAACGGGCAGCTCCTGCTAACTAAAGACTTGTTATCGAAGACACTATTAAGCGTCaagattaaacaaattaatattcgCACCAGTAAACAGATATTACGGAAACATATAGCATTATCTATGAACCTCATCTATTAAAGTGACCTATTCTTTAAACCATGGTGATATTTCATAGGTTTTTAAGTCTGACATCGGCACGACAATGCTATTTACTATGCGTCCTCACATTTGCTTCCCGAATCAatgatcaactttttttttcattttgtcattgCATACACAAAACATGTAGCGGAAACAAGCATATCAAATAAGATATCTGTGAGCAAATActctctgatgtgaatatacgAAATAAGCAGACTCTCCCACGATATGACATGCCTTAACAAATTgtgtgtaaaattaaaatttcaagcatctgtgattaaatagttgctgagaaaaatgtttgaaaatatagactaaaaaaaaccaaaagccGTCATCAAACAgaaagttgacgtccgattgatacaaaaaaaaattatatgataaggcatgcctaaacaaatatatctgtgataatttttttggagaaatatttgacgaaaatttgtttgaaaatatagGCAAAAAAACCCCAGAGTCGACATTTAACGGGAAGTTGGCACCCTATTGGTATAAAAATCTATCCGACGATATGGCAAGCCCAAACaaatagtgttttaaaatttcaagcatctgcgatatatagtttctgagaaatctttgagaaaaatttgtttgaaaatttaaactaagtataaacgaagtcatcatttaacaggaggttgacgtccgattggtacaaaatatCCCCACGATATGGTAGCCTAAACAAaaagtgtgtaaaaatttcaagcatctgcaaggaatagttgctgagagaaatgcaacagaaatttttgtttaggacagacagacaaactgACACACAAGGAAATAGAATTCCTcttctccttcggagcgggggtataaacaTTCTAATGAAATTAATGCATGTATAGAAAAGAGTAATTCCatagagttacatgtataaacaaataaaaccgtgtgtcaaaattttattattatatcatagcatatacatgtattaaagttaTTCTGCAACTGCAGCGCTGGGATCAGTATCTGCAAAAGAGTACATTAATGAATCATGGCATTTCAATAAATAACAAGATTTCACAATTGAGACAGAGGGATTCATAGACTTCCTAACAATATATTCAGTTTATCCCCCCCTTCTATGGTGGAATATTTTCTtagattaaaaacattttcactatacatgtatgaccatattggccccGCCCAGACAAAGGGCCGGAACCTATGACCCAATTTTGTTCATTCCCACTTTAGaaataatgcaaaattaaagaaaatttttcatacaattacaggtgtacatacatttttactatataccCATATTGGTCCCGCTTTAGGGTCTTAACACTGACCTGACCAAGGAGTCATGCATGTCACAATTGAGGTGAGAGCTTCtaacaatttagattccttTTAACCTAATGATGCTTCAAACcaaaaatagtaagatttttaaaaaacgaagttaaacattttatataggTCATCTGTGTAACTTAGGTGTATTAAAAATCTGAATTTAGAAAGACTAATATAAGGTATTGTTTCATTTCAATCTTCAATAGAATGTGTTTCGAAACCTTCAACGTATTGAACGTGCCCATTGTGTACCCAACAAAATATAATCATGATATAAAGGCCGTTAAGAAATTTTGATACGTGATTTATCTTAGcctattttttattaataaacaacTCGTATGCATTTTTAATAGCCAGAGAGATCACCCTTGCTTTTaagtacaattttaattttctttggaaTTGAATGATTTAAGGAATAAAATGATTCTGAGGTATCTTTCTTCATACTGATTGACGAGTACCTTGTAATTGGATGTCGGACGCGGAGCGTATTTGTCTCACTGTCCAGAATACTGCAGATATTTTATTAACATCAGTCTATGTCACCACAAGAGAGTGCACAAAGGGGACAAACAGCTGATTTGTTGAGAGAAAATTATATATGGTCGAGGGTCCGAATTTTGACGGTGTTCATCTTTTGTTTACCTCTCGTACGCTCTCGAGAAAATACGCACTCTATTCTACGGAGACTGGAGATTCATTGATGAAAGTCACATGATCTTGTTAGGATAAATTTAAGgacaaaacaaattaattttacttttttgtgtCCAGTTTTATAAAAGAAAGGTGAATGatgaagatagaaaaaaaagCAGCTTAAATGCTTTTCTCTATTGTTACAGGCAAATCCTATGAAACATTCCTCAAAGTATAGACTGTATTCACCAACAGCAGTAACAAATGCTTATCTGTCAATTAAAAATGACCATAAATCAGTTATAAGAGTAGCCAGGCAGTTTAATGTTCCAATCACTACCCTTAGAGATCGAATACTAGGGAATGTAGATCCTGAATCAGTTAAAAGTGGCAGAAACCCGTCTTTTAGTACCCTAGAGGAGTCTCACATTGTTGACCATTTAATTAAAGATTATGGCAAACTATGGCTACGGTTATGCACGCCAGTAGGTTGTTGATATTGCAACAGATTATGCTGTTCAACTTGGTATTAGGGACAGGCAGCATCCATTTACTCTCAAATGGTTCCGTGGTTTTGTAAGCAGATGACCAAAGATTAGGATATTAAAGCCTAGAAGTCTTGAAATTTCTAGGGCTTAATGTGCATCAACTTATGTAGTTGACAAATATTTTCAAGAATTGGAGCAAGTAATTAAAGATCATGGTTTTGATAAAGAACCTCATTTGATATATAACGTTGATGAAAAGGGATTTCCTCAAAACCATTCTGCACCTCCAGTGGTGTGTGGTAATCAAATTACCCCACAGGCAGTAACAGCTGGGAAAGCTTGTACAACAACTTTGATTGGATGTTATCTGCCACAGTAACAGCAATACCTCCTTTTCTCATTTTTGCAGGCAAGAGAATGATGACTGCTTTGATGGATGGGGCTACACCAGGTGCTGTTGGCAGAGTCTCTGATGCAGGGTGGTCCAATTCAAAACTGTTCCGCGAATATCTCGAGGAACATTTCCTGAGGTATGTTACAATGAAAGCAGACCGAAAGGTTCTCCTTTTATTGGACGGAGACAAGTCCCACACATCTGTGGGGCTTGTACAATGGGAAAAAGAGAGAAACATTATCTTGTTTATTCTTCCTGCCCATACCAGTCACATTCTGCAACCCCTTGATGTTGGCTGCTATGAACCTATGCAAAGAATGTTTAATGCTGAGTGTCACAAATTTACTCAAATCGCAATGTGTTGTAACCAGGGATAATGTTTGTCAACTTGTCTGCAAGGTGTACAGTAAGGCTATGACTGCAGACAACATGATATCGTCATTTAGGAAAACCGGTATCTATTCATTTGATAGAAATGCCATACCGGCAGCACGCCTCATACCTGCTGAGGTATTCAACACTGAAGAAGACAAGATCAATACTGAAGAAGAATTATGGTGAAACAAAAGATGGCACAGTCAGGTTAAAAGACCACACAAGGAAAAAGCCAGTGATTGTGAGTCTagaatgttttttaatttgaaagaaaaaacattcaaggatgttaagagagagagagcactttGCTGAAAAAGAATAGAAACACAATGAGTAAAATTACCTCAGACCATTGTATTACAAGCAGTGCTGTTCTTGAACAGATGATCAAACATGCTGGCAGTCAGAAGAGAAAATATCCAGAAGCTAATCATGATAAACCATCAGGTTCGGGCTACAAGAAAATGAAGAGTCAAAAAAGTACTAACAAAACTGTAGATGAAGAAGCAATGGACAGTTCAGATGAAGAGGTTGGAGTTAATGAGAAAGATTTATGTTGTGTGTGTGTACGGAGTTTACTCCAAAAGAGATAAAAAATTGTGATGTGGTTATTTTTGCCGAATGGGCCCAATGCGACGGTATGAGGAATGGGATGCCATGCAAGCATTGGACTCACCTCAAGTACTGCTGCAGTACACGTGTAGTGCGCTTGCATGGTAAGTTCTTCTGCCCTCATTGCATTGaggagtaaaaaaaaacccaaaaactgAAGTTACCACAAACTGtattattgatgaaaaaattcCTGACTTTATCTACAGTTAcacaaaaaatttgatttgtttggcCTAGCTATAACCTTTGTATTATGAGCAATGACGCAAGCGTCGAATTTAGGACCTGGTAATGCTTGCGCCTGTTGAATGTTGTCGatgattttaaactttgtaaataataataatgaaatggATAAAGGTAAAATAACTTATGTAAACAAGTAAACTATATACGATAATCAAGatatacttttaaattttaaacttgttgCTCATATAATTTGTAAAGTAACCTTGACTGCTTAGACCGTCGAAATATGGGCACACAAGGATACTATTACCAGTGTAAAAAGGAAGCAGATTGCTTTAatcagtttattttattttgttggtaTTTACAAACGAGGAAAACTTTCTTAGATAAACAGTCATACCCTTCTACTGTTCATTCGGATCCAACAGCGTAGCAGTGTTTAGGTGAAGATTAGGTTGTGTATTTAATCTCTTTTTCCTACCACTGTAGTaaagaaatgaacaaatgtGATTACAATATGTTCCTGTCAAAAGAAATTATAATTGAAGAATTTCTACAA
This genomic window from Magallana gigas chromosome 5, xbMagGiga1.1, whole genome shotgun sequence contains:
- the LOC117693005 gene encoding uncharacterized protein, coding for MCRQHLCLIIFYSLSFEFCFASNRYIYLSSRSEGQAITSHLIKSMQTYSEIGCSRNCLNNESCKAISFGCKSMKTNGGGICDLISEDGGTPYAVAVDPAMCTMTVVDRYPEGPWSNVNQPIISSVTTDAITLVNFQQTTTSTMRVVDMIDLQNMCSGSSLWDLAVITTEAVYFYDDKESMTSGSCKSVPYSTMFSGFADLPDISHWKVVLVVSETYVDVYTDTEVFRWEIISQSLQVVSGYPKLIATYLNDIKGSAVSYIPTDPTWAVHRGTFLSLDIYIYESSKNQFNLYTDNQPWELSFAQSDTTPVNQYGWPINPWTHLPPNTVALTAQDHQGVDFVGITNDFNVIFYEIKDQYQMSIDPNVTIQKLVF